Genomic DNA from Triticum dicoccoides isolate Atlit2015 ecotype Zavitan chromosome 4B, WEW_v2.0, whole genome shotgun sequence:
CGTTCCCTCTCGGTACCTAGAGACTACAACGGAGATGGTGTAGTTTACGAGCAGCCGGAGGTGATCCCTACTCGAAACACGCCCAAACTTCTACCACACCCTACAGGGGCCATGTTATGACACCGTGCCAGCTCCCGAGGATTTCCGACATCGTATGAGTTTTTGAGGATTTAAACGGTTGGATCAGGCATGGCGCCGAGGTAATTTTGCCCCCCTCCCCCCGGTGGCTGGGCCTGCTGCTCCCTCGTCTGCAAGAGGCCTACGCATGTTGCAAAGACATCACATAGGACTTTACATGCTGCTTCTGGGCATGATTTCATGTGCCACCTTGCAGATCTGCAATTTCcggccccgaaaccctagctgtgcaataaatgtctcaaatattcCAGGCGGGTCCGAAAAATGCGGGGGCCTGACACGTGTCATTCGATGGCCTCCTTTGTTagcacgagaagtttcgaggccaaAAGAGCAATATGGCccacacttccttcacaaacccGACTCGTTCCCTCTCTGTACCCAGAGACTACATTGGAGATGGTGTAGTTTACAAGCGGTCGCAGGTGAGCCCTACTGGAAACGCTCCcaaacttttaccacaccctacagGGGCCATGTTATGACACCGTGCCAGCTCTCGAGGATTTCTGGCATCATATGATTTTCCAAGGATTTAAACGGTTGGATCAGGCATGGCCCCGAGGTAATTTTGCCCTCCCCGGTGGCtgggcctgcccctccctcgtctgcaaAAGGCCTACGCATGTCGCAAAGACATTACATAGGAGTTTACATGTCGCTTCTAGGCATGATTTCATGTGCCGCCTTGTAGATCCGCAATTTCCGGCAGAAACCCTAGCTGTGCAATAAATGTGTCAAATATTCCAGGCGGGTCCGAAAAATGCGGGGGCCTAACACGTGTCATTTGATGGCCTCCTTTGACAGCAGAGAAGTTTCAAGGCAAACAGAGTAACCGGGCCcgcacttccttcacaaacccGACTCGTTCCCTCTCGGTACCCAGAGACTACATCGGAGATGTTGTAGTTTACAAGCAGCCGCAAGTGAGGCCTGCTCCAAACATGCCCAATCTTTTACTAGAATATTGACCGATATTTTAAAGAATGGAAATAATGAAATAAGGGGAGAGGGTATCATTTATCAGAACAATTAAATAAAAATACAATAAAAAGTATtataaaaagaaaaatataataagTATCATAAAGATACAATAAAATGTAAACACATAAATTATTAAAAGTAAAACTAAtaattttttattaaattaaaagaaAAAATATTTTTATAAACCGTGTATTTTTCTTTGACACTAGGCTTATCATGCTGCACTAGGCTTATAGTGAGCTCGGGACTTGGCCAAAATAGACGCGCGCATAGCTCATTTTGGCCCAAATATTGACCCTCCCCACTGTCTCTCCCCCCTCCCCTGTTTTCCCCGCGCCGCCCCTGTCTCTCCCCCGCGCTGCTGCCCACCCTCGACCCACCGTCCGCNNNNNNNNNNNNNNNNNNNNNNNNNNNNNNNNNNNNNNNNNNNNNNNNNNNNNNNNNNNNNNNNNNNNNNNNNNNNNNNNNNNNNNNNNNNNNNNNNNNNNNNNNNNNNNNNNNNNNNNNNNNNNNNNNNNNNNNNNNNNNNNNNNNNNNNNNNNNNNNNNNNNNNNNNNNNNNNNNNNNNNNNNNNNNNNNNNNNNNNNNNNNNNNNNNNNNNNNNNNNNNNNNNNNNNNNNNNNNNNNNNNNNNNNNNNNNNNNNNNNNNNNNNNNNNNNNNNNNNNNNNNNNNNNNNNNNNNNNNNNNNNNNNNNNNNNNNNNNNNNNNNNNNNNNNNNNNNNNNNNNNNNNNNNNNNNNNNNNNNNNNNNNNNNNNNNNNNNNNNNNNNNNNNNNNNNNNNNNNNNNNNNNNNNNNNNNNNNNNNNNNNNNNNNNNNNNNNNNNNNNNNNNNNNNNNNNNNNNNNNNNNNNNNNNNNNNNNNNNNNNNNNNNNNNNNNNNNNNNNNNNNNNNNNNNNNNNNNNNNNNNNNNNNNNNNNNACAGGTTTTGGTTCACCAGGTCCGGCTGCTCCAGGTCCGGCTGCTCCTCATCTCCGCCTCGCCGCGGCCGGCAGCGCAGCGCAGctcccgccgcctcctcccccgcTCTCCCGTCAGCACGGTCCACGGCTCCCGGATCTGAAGCAGCCGCACCGTGTTGCCGCACAGCACAGCACAACAACAGGTTCCCAACACTCGCCGTCCCTctgactgtctctctctctctctgtgactGAACCCAACACAGCCCTCATTCGCAGGTCGCAGCTAGCTAGGCATCAGCGGCACCGGTCACCGGCGGCAGCGTACATCACCGCGCGCGTCAACGGATGCAGTACACACTCATCCCCTTTTTTTAACTTCTCAATTTCGAGCTAGCCTATACGAGCACTATATATCTCCTCTACTGGGCACTCTTCTCAATTTGCTGTTTGTAGCTCCTGAAGAACATGCATGCAGAGCCTGTTCTTGTTCTCTGTTTTTTGTAGTTACCTGCATAAGTGATGGATAAGCAACTGTTCATTTAGATGCCAATAGTTCAATACTCATTTCATAATGCTGCATAATACACAAGTTTTAACACATCTATCATCTAAGCCAGGTTATTAGTGAAAAAGAATGAGTAAGTGACATACCAGGGGATAAAAGAGCCAGTTACAATGATGAACCGAGAGGAGTGTTTCTGAACCATGGCTCACTCGAACCTATGCTCGGCAccgtccgatctagcagagctcacATGTGGATCCGGGCCCTGTCCGTATTCAAATTTCTTTGATCCCGTACTGTTTACTTTAATCCCGTTCTCCTTCATGGCTGACTAGGCCTGCACAAGCTACGTATTATTTTGAACATGCTGGCTCACCTCCCGATGTTACTGTAGCACAGGAGCCCAAGCCTATAATTAATAATGATATTTTGAGGCCTGTCGGCACTGTTCATCTCCCCTCACCATATTTCTGTGCTGAGTCGTTGTGCGAGATATGAGTGCCTGCAGCAGAAACTTCTAGCTGAaacatgctactccctccgtctaggtgagtaaatcatcttacgaaaaccaaataatcccaaaatacttaggcgcggtgcattaacttctacctcgtttcttgtttcttgacatatcaaccaataagagatgaggggtgtacatacttttaatgacttgagactatcaaacacgacatacagtggttagttcattgcatgcaatgttattaattagcaaataaacattaaggtctctcgtttttcgctcctccttggtcatggtgcacaacctaagatgacttactcacctagacggagggagtacaagcaattctcaaaaaagaaaaaggaaaagaaacatgCTACATGCATTTATTTCACATTCAAGATTAAGGAAATGTCACATTGGTTCTGTATTTACAGAATAGTTTTAAATATTTTGGTGTCCACCTTGGATTTTGTAAGGTGATGTTTTTCTTTACTTTTGTGAACTGAAATGCTTTCCCTGTCATAATTCCGGTTCCAAAAAAAATGGCGCACTGCTTCAGACTTTCTTTAAATGTTGGCATATCTTGACATGCAGACATGCAGTTCTGGCACCAACAATACAGTAATATTTGTCTCTAGACAAAGTAAAATGCATAGCACACCCAAAGACAAGCCGCACTCCTGGGTCCTGGCTAGATTTTCTTTTTGCTGAGATATCAAATTTTGGCCTCACTTCTATAAGAAAGAAGCTGAACCCACTTAATATACGGTGTAGTACAGTCTATTCTTGCTTTTGCGATTTCCAAGGATAACAGTTTCTAAACTGGAGTATTTGTATACCATATATGGCTGTACAAGATCATTTCAATGTCAAAATCATCATTGGTAGCTGGCCCGCATAGCGAGGGATTAAACAATATAAATAGAGCAGGTGCATGGGAGACATCCCAGGCAAGTGCACTAATTTATTCTCTATATTGCTAGCATCATGTAGGTTTATTAGCATGCGTAGGCCTTGTAACCCATCTCTTGATCGTTCCCGCCATGCTTTACTGAACTTGCCATGCACAGATCCCTGTAGGAGCAATCATGAGATGTGTGACGCTCAGCATAGGTGCGGCTGGACCATGGTTCTATGCAATATTTCTGATGATGAACCTTTGAGAGAAACTATCAAAGGACCATTGGGATTTCAGGATAAGAAATGAGCAAGTAGCTTTGTATATGTAAGATTCTTGGAGCAGTATAGAACTAAAGGGATGCACAAATGGGCAACCTTCAAAGCCTGTACAGAAGTTCAATGACATGAATATTTCCTCTATGCATGATTTTATAATTTGCTATATGCATTTGAGATTaggcttttgtattttcttttgagaaaaaagggaaaagagaagTAGCTAATAAATGGTATACTAGAAAGGAGTGGCCAGAGCACATATTTGTTATTGTTATGGAAATACAAGTGTTGCCATTGTAAATACAAAAGGAGTTGGCAGAGCACCTATTTTGCATGTGAATTATGTTTAGTCCCAGTTTGCAAGTTTCCATGTGGATTATGTTTGATCCCAATTTTCACTTTATTGCAGGACATGTGTCACTTCTTTGTATTGcaacgatggtgaacttgttgtgATGGCATATTGTAGGCCAATGCCAGGCTTCGAGAGGAGGAAGCCATGAAAATGCAGCAGACCCTGTTTCAACAACAAGAATTCATGGTTAAACAACAGGCAATCCTGCAGGAGACATTTGCTCAACTCAGAAATAATATGCAGGGTTCCACTTTGCCCGTTCTTCCTCCTCTTCCGACTCTTCCTAATTTCAACTTTGTaagtctttgaacttttcaatcGTGCATCTTACCTTCATACTTGAAGATCATGAATCTTACCATCTCATCCTCTCGTGCTTCAAGTTTTCTCAGTCGGGACAAGGCTCCAATAACTGTGTGGTAGGTGGATCTTCACCTGGCCAAGCAAGTCCAGTGACAACCACTACGGTTCATGTCGCTTCGACCTCCCCGCAACAATGAtcacttgaggtagtcgtccatgttTGTCCATTGTTGATGCTTGCGTCTTCTCGTTGCTTGTGCTTCTCAACTTAAAACTTGTGCATTGTTGATGGTAGAGTCCACAAGCGTTGATGCTTATATTGTACATAATTCTTAGCTTCTATTTGAGCCTCATATGTTGATGCTTGTTGACTCTTTTGCCTTATCCATCTTTGCAACTTAACTTTAGAAACTCATGCGTGTGATAATGGACTTTACACTGCCAAAGGATTTTAGGCCtttccaaaaaggaaaaaaaagcctTGTGGCATCTTAATCATTAATCCCTTAACATGTATATAACAAGGGAAAAGCGGCCAACTCTCTTTCTCGGCCACGGCTGCTCTGAGGATGCTTGCACTTCGTACTGCTGCAGACGCCGTTGGTGAGATGGTCAGGATGGGGGAGAGCACGTGCCTCAAGACTACTGTCAAATTTGCTTGCGCCGTGATTGAGGTGTTTGGACCGGAGTATCTCAGAGAACCAAATGCGTAGGACACGGAGAAGTTGTTGGCTGTTAGAGAGGCTAGGGGGTTTCCAGAAATGCTCggatcaattgattgcatgcattggtgatatgtctccaatgtatctactttttcaaacacttttgcccttgttttggactctaacttgcatgatttgaatgaaactaatccggactgacgctgttgtcagtagaactgccatgatgttgttttatgtgtagaaaaaaaaagttctcggaatgtcctggaaatccacggaggcacttttcagatttaataagaattattggcgaaagaatcaaggtcagggggtccacgggctgtccacgagataggggggcgccccccggacctcctccgacctcaactccaactccatatataccgtctcggggagaaaaaaatcaaggagaaagtttcatcgcgtttcacgacacggagccgccgccaagccctaatctctctcgggagggctgatctgtagtccgttcggggctccggagagggggattcgtcgccgtcatcatcatcaaccatcctccattatcaatttcatgatgctcaccgccgtgcatgagtaattccatcgtaggcttgctggacggtgatgggttggatgagatttaccatgtaatcaagttagttttgttagggtttgatccctagtatccactatgttatgagattggtgttgctatgactttgctatgcttaatgcttgtcactagggcccgagtgccatgatttcagatctgaacctattatgttttcatgaatatatgtgtgttcttgatcctatcttgcaagtctatagtcacttattatgtgttatgatccaacaaccccgaagtgacaataatccggatacttctcggtgatgaccatagtttgaggagttcatgtattcactatgtgttaatgctttggtccggttctctattaaaaggaggccttaatatcccttagtttccgtaatgaccccgctgaacacgggagggtaggagaaaagatgtcatgcaagttcttttccataagcacgtatgactatttacggaatacatgcctacattacattgatgaattggagctagttctatatcaccctatgttataactattgcatgaggaatcacatccggcataattacccatcaccgatccattgcctacgagcttttcacatattgttcttcgcttgtttacttttccgttgctactgttacaactattacaaaaactcaaaaacatttacctttactgttgctaccgttaccattactatcatagcacttttgctactaaatactttgctgcagatactaagttatccaggtgtggttgaattgacaactcaactgctaatactcaagaatattctttggctccccttgtgtcgaatcaataaatttgggttgtacttcatcctcgaaagctgttgcgatcccctacacttgtgggttagcaagactaatttctagcaccgttgccggggagcatagctctattctctgagtcacttgggatttatatctgttgatcactatgaagaacttgaaagacgctaagaccaagatctatccctcaactacgaggggaggtaaggaactgccatctagctctgcacaagaatcttcgtgttagacaggccatcctaattactatcaggaacaccaaccgcccaggcttgaggatgatgattgtcttcgatatcatctagaactacatatgtgtgtgtggctatatcatctagaactacatatgtgtgtgtggctatatcatctagaactacatatgatgatcgtcgtcaagatcatctagaactacatatgatgatcgccgttgatatgaccttgtactgcttcagGATGCAtgttgaccttgtactgcttgaaattgttatctagtactcccatcgttccaaattactcgtcgtggtttgaactaaaaccacgatgagtaatttggaacgaagggagtactacctagtaatggtttatgaatttgatatctagtagCAGTACCtaatatctagtatctgaaagggaaactgaaagggaaaggggtacgggggaaaatgatgaaagatatagcagtagcgagggactgcgaaatcgctacagctaagtaatagtagcgcgttcgTAAAAAGCGCTGccgatatcgtcaacagtagtagcgcgggtacggaccgcgctactactataagttagctgtagcaccttattagtagcgcggccacccgcgctgctgctagcctcaaaacccgcactactactagagttttccctagtagtgtgggaCCATAGTGTTGTGGGTGCTGCCATGATGAACTGCTAGGTTGTTCAGAAGGGGGTGGATGGTCGTCGGCTGATGTGCTAGACGTGGACGTGGTTGATGTCGGTGCATGGAGGGACGTGGCTGTTGTGGCTTGTGTTGAACAACGTTGCCTCGTAGACAGCCCTTATTTTGTTCTGCATCCGTTCCAAGAAGGGTTGTATGACAGGACGGTGATGAAGAAGAGGTCCTGACAACACTGATCGTCCAAAGGTGGTCACGTCGTCGTAGAGTTCGTGTGCCAAGGTAGCTTGCAAATTTTTAGGACGATTATTAAGTATGCATGCCAATGTATGTGACAACATTACTTAAAGAAAATATATCTTACCGCGTACTGCCTAGAGCCTGAAATATCATAGCTCGGGTACGTATCCGACGAAGTAGGATcaagtatctcctctgggtgagAGTGCTCAACGATGCGTAACCATGTACCGGTCATGTAGCACCGAAAATAGAGATTGAATTCATTAAGTTCAAAATTGTGATTCTTGTGCCATAGATTTGTGTTTGCTGTCTCCCATTCTATAACATACGGCTCTAGTCTTACTAGCCACTCAACAGTTGTCCTAGTCATGCCCTTCCTTGTCGTCCTAAAATTGTGGTGTGTGTTCAGCAATATGAAAGATAATTGTGGTGTCATGCCCTTCGAATTGAGCACTATGAAAGATAATGCAACATTGTAAAACTGGTTAACACTTGTGGATGTGTGATGGCACCGGGTTCTCTGTAGGGGGAGGTAGCTCCAACTACAGAAGACCAAATTGCCTCATAACCCTCTGTTGTGCCATCTCCTCGACGAAGATACCGAAGATGATCTTCGATTTTCTCATCCAGTAATCTCGGTCCCTTGTGCACAGCAAAGACATACCACCAGGGATCTTGCATTTATGGCTGCTTCAGTGTAGGGCTGCCAGATGACCCTAGTGTACGTATCGAACTGCTCGTTCAGTGCCGTGTATGCCTTTTTGGTCTGATCACTAGCAAAGCGTCTCTGCAGAAAACAAATGTTAGTAGCCGCTAGCATTGAACAATCTCTGGTGGACACAAAAAATGCATTAAACCATAACACGATACATACCTCGCGATGTGTCCAACACAGACCAAAAGTAGGCATGTCGATGCCATCAGCATCAAACATGGCGTCTATAGGCTGATTAACACGTACATCTGGTCGCCCTATAGAGAACCTCTCCCACGACCACAGCTGTAGGAATAGAGGGCATCCAACAAGGGCTGGCTTTCTCGATATAAGCTGGCAACTGTTGCACATACCTCGGTATGTAGCCGCTAAGACCGCCGAACCCCAACTCCTCTGTCGGATCTGATCCGCCGTCTGAGCGCTTGCTATCTCGAGTGCCATAGGGATGTAGAGCACGCTAATAGTGCTGACATGGTTCTTTGTGAACATCACCTTGCCGAAAAGCCACATTAAGTAGGCCTCCAGGCTCCGAGTGATCTGTTCACCACTCAATGGCGCCTGAAACTTCTGGATCTGCATTAAGCAAAGAGAAAGTTTTAGTAAGTAAGCCAGAGGTATTTTCTGTAAACTCATATGCACGATAAATTGAAGATAAGAGGTAGGGGAAATAACCTAGAAATTGAGCAACCAATCATACTTAGATCCATGATGCTCCCATACCGGATCCAGAACATCCGGAAaaacaccatgaaaatgttgtgtaAGACCTTGCTCCCAACCAGCCAGTGCGTCCAATGGTCCTATGGCATGACCTGCCAACGGTAGTCCCAGCAAAAGTGACACATCTACGAGAGTAGGAGCCATCTCTCCCCATCGTAAGTGAAACGTGTGGGTCTCTGGACTCCAACGGTCCACTAAGCAACTCAACATGGAGGAGTCGATGGCGAGGCGTTTGCAGCCCGGGATAGACTCAACCAGACGCGCGAAAGGTAATAGGCCGGCCCATTTCAACCTTCATGACAGAACTTTTAAGTTAGTGTCTCCCATTAATATGCATGTCAGTGTGCAAATTAATAAAGCACGTACCGCTGAACCCATCCTATGTGTATCATCTAGTTCTCCTTAGGAGTGCGAGTGACCAGAGGCTCAACCTTGCGCTCAGACCATATTGCAGCACGATGACCCCTATCAATGTCCCCATTCAGCAACCACATTCCCGACATTCTTGCACATAAAAATTCAGAACATAGGGCCAAACttaataaaaattcagaacatagtgccacacttactaaaaattcagaacatagtgccacacttactaaaaattcagaacatagtgccacacttaatacaaattcagaacatagtgtcacacttaatacaaattcagaacatagtgccacacttaatacaaattcagaacatagtgtctcacttaatacaaattcagaacgtaGTGCCGCACTTAATAGTACTCCTAGCctatcctcttcctctccctcttactcctcaaattcagaacatagtgcctcacttaatacaaattcagaacgtaGTGCCGCACTTAATAGTACTCCTAGCCTATCCTGTTCCTCTCCCTCTTACTCCTCTACTTCCTCTACCTTCTCTTCGTCCCCGGTTGCCTCGTCCACGCCCAGTGACGGAAGTGGGACAATTAGTGTCCCTATGGCCAAATTCATTGCATAGAATGCATTGCCTAGTCGGACCTCCTGCTTCAGATTCATCCATATCATTTTGGATGCGCTGACACTGCCGTCTGCCTCTACTTGTACGCATATGCTCTGGGTTTGGAATGTAACGCCTTTCAGCGGGGTTGACGCTGTTGAAGTTACCCATTGATTGAAAACCCATCAGCTCACCTGTCCAGGTATTGAGGACAGACTCTTTTAGATAAAATGGAGACACAAACGATATTGCGTCCATTCCTAGTTGTCCGCAAGCAGCAAGTACATGTGAGCAAGGTAGGTGAAGCAATTTCCGTTTGTTGCATGTGCACTCACACGTTGGCCAGGCTTCATTACCAATTCTCACCTCGTGCGTCCTCAGCTCATTTGCACATCCGAATTTGTTGTTGGCTAAGCGGACCTCAAACCTTCTTTCTTGATTACCGATGGTGACTATAGTGTGTGACCTAGCTTTTTGCAGCTTGTTGTCCATGTACTTCGTGACTCTTTCACAGTAACGTGTATTGGGGTTGTTCAAAATATGTTGCTCTGCTTTTTGGCGTTTATCTCTGAAATACTTCATGGTGCCATAGAAAATACCCTCAACAATGGCTGTAAGTGGCAATGTCCGGTTTCCTCTAAGGACAAAGTTGTATGTTTCCGTGAGGTTCGTTGTCATGACACCGTACCTTGCTCCAAATGTGTCATGTAGCAAAGACCACCTCTCTAGAGGCTCATGCTCTATCCATTGCTCGAAAGTTTTAATCGATCGACCTCCCGAGCCTTCTCCTAGTACCAGGTGGGTTAACGCCTAGAAGGTCACATAGCCCAACAGGCTCCTCCTCCACGGTCGTTGTTCCTGTTGCCAACTGTGCAGCTACTGCTTCAACATGTGCCCTCACCGTTTCATCTCTTGCAGCTTTCCTGTCCCTCACGTGTCTCTGCGTGCACACATTAAGTCTGTCACGTATCAAATTGTACTTCTATTACTGGTTCTGCTTGCAGAGTTTTTTGAACAGATTCATCAGGTTCTTATTTCTAAACTGTGAGAAGAAATTAGCCCCCAGATGGCGCATGCACCAACGACTCTACAAGTCCAGCCATGGAGTTTGTTCCTCAGGGCCTAGGTTTGTCAGTGTCCTTATCGCACTGAGTATACCTGCGTGCCT
This window encodes:
- the LOC119293090 gene encoding uncharacterized protein LOC119293090 codes for the protein MAPSLQAVAGFGSPGPAAPGPAAPHLRLAAAGSAAQLPPPPPPLSRQHGPRLPDLKQPHRVAAQHSTTTALIRRSQLARHQRHRSPAAAYITARVNGCNPCRSNHEMCDAQHRCGWTMVLCNISDDEPLRETIKGPLGFQDKK